The following coding sequences lie in one Rutidosis leptorrhynchoides isolate AG116_Rl617_1_P2 chromosome 6, CSIRO_AGI_Rlap_v1, whole genome shotgun sequence genomic window:
- the LOC139853281 gene encoding transketolase, chloroplastic — protein MAASTSLTLSQAALYTTVPRHGSTTATSAAVQQSTLSIPTFSGLKTTASSSTRAVTRQRVNSTRLRVIRNAAVETLDKTDTALVDKSVNTIRFLAIDAVEKANSGHPGLPMGCAPMGHILYDEVMRYNPKNPYWFNRDRFVLSAGHGCMLQYALLHLAGYDSVQEEDLKQFRQWGSKTPGHPENFETPGIEVTTGPLGQGIANAVGLALAEKHLAARYNKTDAEIVDHYTYCILGDGCQMEGIANEACSLAGHWGLGKLIAFYDDNHISIDGDTEIAFTENVDKRFEALGWHIIWVKNGNTGYDEIRAAIKEAKAVTDKPTLIKVTTTIGFGSPNKANSYSVHGAALGAKEVDATRQNLGWPYEPFHVPEDVKKHWSRHTPEGAALEAEWNAKFAEYEKRYAADAAELKSIADGVLPAGWEKALPTYTPEVPGDATRNLSQTMLNALASVLPGLVGGSADLASSNMTLMKMFGDFQKATPEERNIRFGVREHGMGAICNGIALHSPGFVPYCATFFVFTDYMRGAMRISALSEAGVIYVMTHDSIGLGEDGPTHQPIEHLASFRAMPNILMFRPADGNETAGAYKVAVESRKRPSILALSRQKLPNLAGTSIEGTAKGGYTISDNSTGNKPDVILIGTGSELEIAAKAADELRKEGKTVRVVSFVSWELFEEQSDDYKEGVLPSSVTARVSIEAGSTFGWGKIVGSKGKAIGIDKWGSSAPASKIYKEYGITSEAVIAAAKSVL, from the exons ATGGCTGCTTCAACATCTCTCACTCTTTCCCAAGCCGCCCTTTACACCACCGTCCCCCGCCATGGCTCTACCACCGCCACCTCCGCCGCCGTCCAACAATCCACACTCTCAATCCCAACTTTCTCCGGTCTCAAAACCACCGCAAGCTCATCAACACGTGCAGTCACGCGCCAACGTGTGAATTCCACGCGCCTCCGTGTGATCAGAAACGCAGCTGTAGAGACGTTAGATAAGACTGATACTGCTTTGGTTGATAAGTCTGTGAATACAATTAGGTTTTTGGCGATTGATGCTGTTGAAAAAGCTAATTCCGGCCATCCTGGTCTGCCCATGGGTTGTGCGCCCATGGGTCATATCTTGTACGATGAGGTTATGCGGTATAACCCGAAGAACCCGTATTGGTTTAACAGGGATCGCTTTGTTTTATCCGCCGGACATGGATGTATGCTTCAGTATGCTCTGTTACATCTTGCTGGTTATGATTCAGTTCAA GAAGAGGACTTAAAGCAATTCCGGCAATGGGGAAGCAAAACACCGGGCCATCCTGAGAACTTCGAAACTCCCGGAATTGAAGTTACTACCG gtcCTCTTGGTCAAGGTATCGCCAATGCTGTTGGTCTTGCTCTTGCCGAGAAGCATTTAGCCGCCCGATACAACAAAACCGACGCTGAGATCGTTGACCACTACAC ATACTGTATTCTTGGAGACGGTTGTCAAATGGAAGGAATTGCAAATGAAGCTTGTTCACTTGCTGGTCATTGGGGACTTGGAAAGTTGATTGCTTTTTACGATGACAACCATATCTCCATTGACGGTGACACCGAGATTGCGTTCACCGAAAATGTCGACAAACGTTTCGAGGCTCTTGGATGGCATATCATCTGGGTGAAGAATGGTAACACCGGTTATGATGAGATTCGTGCTGCCATTAAGGAAGCTAAAGCTGTGACTGATAAGCCCACTTTAATTAAG GTGACAACAACTATTGGTTTCGGATCACCGAACAAGGCTAATTCATACAGTGTCCATGGAGCGGCTTTGGGTGCCAAAGAAGTAGATGCAACCAGACAAAACCTTGGGTGGCCTTATGAGCCATTCCATGTTCCAGAGGATGTGAAAAA GCACTGGAGCCGCCATACCCCCGAGGGCGCTGCTCTTGAAGCTGAATGGAATGCTAAATTCGCAGAGTATGAGAAGAGGTACGCTGCAGATGCTGCGGAATTGAAGTCTATTGCTGATGGTGTATTACCTGCTGGATGGGAGAAGGCTCTTCCT ACATACACCCCAGAAGTCCCGGGGGATGCAACGAGAAATCTCTCACAGACAATGCTCAACGCATTAGCATCGGTCCTCCCCGGTCTTGTTGGTGGAAGTGCTGATCTGGCATCATCAAACATGACCCTAATGAAAATGTTCGGTGACTTCCAAAAAGCCACCCCCGAAGAACGCAACATCCGTTTCGGTGTTCGTGAACACGGTATGGGCGCCATTTGTAACGGTATCGCCCTCCACAGCCCCGGTTTCGTCCCATACTGTGCAACCTTCTTTGTTTTCACCGATTACATGAGAGGTGCAATGAGAATCTCGGCTTTATCAGAAGCCGGAGTCATCTACGTCATGACCCATGACTCCATTGGTCTAGGAGAAGACGGGCCCACCCATCAACCCATCGAACATTTAGCCAGTTTCCGTGCCATGCCCAACATCTTAATGTTCCGTCCAGCTGACGGAAACGAAACAGCTGGAGCTTACAAAGTTGCAGTCGAAAGCAGAAAACGACCCTCGATTCTCGCTTTGTCTAGGCAAAAGCTACCCAACCTGGCCGGAACCTCGATTGAAGGAACCGCAAAGGGTGGGTACACGATAAGCGACAATTCAACAGGTAACAAGCCTGATGTCATCTTGATCGGTACTGGTTCTGAGCTCGAAATTGCAGCTAAAGCTGCTGATGAACTTAGAAAGGAAGGGAAAACGGTTAGGGTCGTTTCGTTTGTTTCGTGGGAACTTTTTGAGGAACAATCTGATGATTACAAGGAAGGTGTTCTTCCATCATCTGTAACGGCTCGTGTTAGCATTGAAGCTGGATCGACTTTCGGTTGGGGTAAAATTGTGGGAAGCAAAGGAAAGGCTATCGGGATCGATAAATGGGGTTCGAGTGCACCTGCATCAAAGATTTACAAAGAGTATGGGATCACCTCTGAAGCTGTGATCGCAGCGGCTAAGTCAGTACTTTAG